One Methanolacinia paynteri genomic region harbors:
- a CDS encoding ABC transporter permease translates to MDLHRIKTIAAKEVRDHITSSRFLALLFLFLTICGIYLLRETGCYLEEIGKYASNPNYPLFYLPYSINIFEGIRGALGGSSIFGSIIAIALGFDLITKEKESGSLKAILSVPVYRDEIINGKALGGIIVIAIATTIVFILALAILLMHSIVPSISELGYLFVFWIFTILFLSGIFTMSLMMSTVAKKSGISLIFSLLTLLLITSVISTVGTFTANTIIGSDPTIEYNNLENVDYGTLHEVSTEYYKKKEAILQFSTYLTINANYAKLSYVFLKPQNSKVTNADNLDDEQRNDRTLPPIGEVLAPMWGYVLFLIAYPVVFFGIAYVKFMRMDLR, encoded by the coding sequence ATGGATTTACATAGAATAAAAACCATTGCTGCAAAAGAAGTCCGGGATCATATAACAAGTTCACGGTTTCTTGCCCTTTTGTTCCTGTTCCTGACAATTTGTGGCATATATTTGCTTAGGGAAACAGGCTGTTACCTGGAAGAAATTGGCAAATATGCTAGCAATCCAAATTATCCTCTATTTTACCTTCCATATTCTATCAATATTTTCGAAGGTATCCGGGGAGCACTTGGAGGAAGCTCAATATTTGGATCAATCATTGCAATTGCTTTGGGTTTTGATTTAATTACAAAAGAAAAAGAATCAGGATCTCTAAAGGCTATTTTATCAGTTCCTGTTTATCGGGATGAAATAATCAACGGGAAAGCCCTTGGCGGAATAATTGTAATAGCGATCGCAACAACTATTGTTTTCATCCTTGCACTTGCAATTCTCCTAATGCATTCGATAGTTCCTAGTATCTCAGAATTGGGTTATCTTTTTGTTTTTTGGATCTTCACTATCCTGTTCTTATCAGGTATCTTTACCATGTCCTTAATGATGTCTACTGTTGCAAAAAAAAGCGGAATATCCCTTATTTTTTCTTTATTGACCCTATTATTGATTACAAGCGTGATCTCCACAGTAGGAACCTTTACAGCGAATACAATTATCGGATCTGATCCTACTATCGAATACAATAATTTGGAAAATGTAGACTATGGAACATTGCATGAAGTATCCACAGAGTACTATAAAAAGAAAGAAGCAATTCTGCAATTTTCAACATATCTCACAATAAATGCAAATTATGCTAAGCTATCTTATGTCTTCCTAAAGCCTCAGAACAGCAAAGTAACAAATGCAGATAACCTGGATGATGAGCAGAGGAATGACAGAACACTGCCTCCCATAGGAGAAGTTCTTGCCCCAATGTGGGGTTATGTCCTCTTCCTGATTGCTTATCCCGTAGTCTTTTTCGGGATAGCCTATGTCAAGTTCATGAGGATGGATCTACGGTGA
- the tsaA gene encoding tRNA (N6-threonylcarbamoyladenosine(37)-N6)-methyltransferase TrmO, which produces MNTNIENDMPGDLPEYREFVIRPVGIVRNNVEKPFLVADKNGLEMQGGNDENVSQIRSRRDEISEIIVDEKYEELLDGVEDYSHLVVLFWGHEVTNEGRNLKKIHPMGRKDYPEKGIFCTCSPARPNPVLMTIVKLHARKGNILEVSGLDAIDKSPVIDIKPFVQDSLPKDGVKTAWWMEELHKEIDEKRKN; this is translated from the coding sequence GTTATCCGGCCGGTTGGAATTGTCAGGAACAATGTGGAAAAACCTTTCCTCGTTGCCGATAAGAACGGCCTCGAGATGCAGGGTGGAAATGATGAGAATGTCTCGCAGATCCGGAGCAGGCGGGACGAGATCTCAGAGATAATCGTCGATGAAAAGTACGAAGAACTTCTTGACGGCGTCGAGGATTATTCACATCTCGTCGTTTTATTCTGGGGTCATGAGGTGACGAATGAGGGCCGGAATCTTAAGAAGATACACCCGATGGGAAGAAAGGACTACCCTGAGAAAGGAATATTCTGCACGTGCAGTCCGGCAAGGCCGAATCCTGTCTTAATGACCATAGTGAAGCTCCACGCCCGGAAGGGAAATATCCTTGAAGTCTCGGGTCTCGATGCGATCGATAAGAGCCCGGTGATCGATATAAAGCCTTTCGTGCAGGATTCACTCCCGAAGGACGGCGTGAAGACCGCCTGGTGGATGGAAGAACTTCACAAAGAGATCGATGAAAAGAGAAAGAATTGA